The following are from one region of the Halogeometricum sp. S3BR5-2 genome:
- a CDS encoding UPF0058 family protein — MKKNELVHLHALLTCVAEDFVDRGLVDAEAFASYRALGISARSLRASREDHQTAVRLLAEALSAAAAEDAEDPDRGAAGDTHLSPR, encoded by the coding sequence ATGAAGAAGAACGAACTGGTCCATCTGCACGCCCTCCTAACGTGCGTGGCCGAGGACTTCGTCGACCGCGGCCTCGTCGACGCCGAGGCGTTCGCGTCGTACCGCGCGCTCGGTATCTCCGCCCGGTCGCTCCGCGCCTCGCGCGAGGACCACCAGACGGCCGTCCGCCTCCTCGCCGAGGCGCTCTCGGCGGCGGCCGCCGAGGACGCCGAGGACCCCGACCGCGGGGCCGCGGGCGATACGCATCTCTCGCCGCGATAA
- a CDS encoding bacterio-opsin activator domain-containing protein gives MSTERSLGEEKDGRSATPVVLVVDDDEDLADTCEYWLRDDYDVRVAYGGEDALDQVDETVDVVLLDRRMPNLSGDDVLEALRDRGLDCHVAMMTAVEPDTDIVDMPFDDYLVKPVTKTDVREAVDELVVRSDFDEEVREFFALESTEEALETRDLDDLRDPEVLSELREQVEAVRKGQADEIEKRQRQLDRLHHINDLLREVDRALVDATTREEIEETVCESLASFDAYAAAWVARYSDAVNAVTCRTSSGVAPPRLNGTAEAVTPVVRAALQERRVQLVDDVSADHFAAVFESNGAAPPDLDRESLSAVVVPIAYRDTAYGALVVYTDRGASLGDDDRTVFEELGATIGHGINAAESKRLLYSDTAVELEFSHEDRDDLFVDLSAVADCRVTLQGFSPAADGGVSCYLSTEGADTEAILEYLTTHESVENARTITDGPEESMFEVRITGSTVLGPLIEFGASVNTLTATNGAGSLAVTVSPDADLRVLSDTVRSAFPAIEVVAKREVEQSVQSTETFKRELEDKLTSRQHDVLETAFVSGYFDWPRGSTAEEVAESLGISAPTFHEHLRSGERKLMETFFEETAESTATEKRRVTNN, from the coding sequence ATGTCCACCGAACGCTCGCTGGGTGAGGAGAAGGACGGTCGCTCAGCGACGCCCGTCGTCCTGGTCGTCGACGACGACGAGGACCTGGCGGACACCTGCGAATACTGGCTCCGGGACGACTACGACGTCCGAGTCGCGTACGGCGGCGAGGACGCCCTGGACCAAGTCGACGAGACGGTCGACGTGGTCCTCCTGGACCGTCGGATGCCCAACCTCTCGGGCGACGACGTGCTCGAAGCCCTCCGCGACCGCGGCCTCGACTGCCACGTGGCGATGATGACCGCGGTCGAACCCGACACCGACATCGTCGACATGCCGTTCGACGACTACCTCGTGAAGCCGGTGACGAAGACGGACGTCCGCGAGGCCGTCGACGAACTCGTCGTGCGCTCGGACTTCGACGAGGAGGTGCGGGAGTTCTTCGCGCTCGAATCGACGGAGGAAGCCCTCGAGACGCGCGACCTCGACGACCTGCGCGACCCGGAGGTCCTGAGCGAACTCCGCGAACAGGTCGAGGCGGTCCGGAAGGGTCAGGCCGACGAAATCGAGAAGCGACAGCGGCAACTCGACCGACTGCACCACATCAACGACTTACTGAGAGAGGTCGACCGGGCGCTCGTCGACGCGACGACCCGCGAGGAGATAGAGGAGACCGTCTGCGAGTCGCTGGCGTCGTTCGACGCCTACGCCGCCGCGTGGGTCGCCCGCTACAGCGACGCCGTGAACGCGGTCACCTGCCGGACCTCCTCGGGCGTCGCGCCGCCGCGGCTCAACGGCACGGCGGAGGCGGTCACGCCCGTCGTCCGCGCGGCCCTGCAGGAGCGGCGGGTCCAGTTGGTCGACGACGTGAGCGCCGACCACTTCGCGGCGGTGTTCGAGTCGAACGGGGCGGCCCCGCCGGACCTCGACCGCGAGAGCCTCTCGGCCGTCGTCGTCCCCATCGCGTACCGCGACACCGCCTACGGCGCCCTCGTCGTCTACACCGACCGGGGGGCGTCGCTCGGCGACGACGACCGGACGGTGTTCGAGGAACTCGGCGCGACCATCGGTCACGGCATCAACGCCGCCGAATCCAAGCGTCTCCTCTACAGCGACACCGCGGTCGAACTGGAGTTCTCACACGAGGACAGAGACGACCTGTTCGTCGACCTCTCGGCGGTCGCGGACTGCCGCGTCACGCTCCAGGGGTTCTCGCCCGCCGCGGACGGCGGCGTCTCCTGTTATCTGAGCACCGAGGGCGCCGACACCGAGGCGATACTGGAGTATCTCACCACGCACGAGTCCGTCGAGAACGCTCGGACCATCACGGACGGTCCCGAGGAGTCCATGTTCGAGGTGCGCATCACCGGGTCGACGGTGCTGGGTCCGCTGATCGAGTTCGGGGCCAGCGTCAACACGCTCACCGCGACGAACGGCGCCGGGTCGCTCGCGGTCACCGTCTCGCCCGACGCGGACCTGCGCGTCCTGAGCGACACGGTGCGCTCCGCGTTCCCCGCCATCGAAGTCGTCGCCAAGCGCGAGGTCGAGCAGTCGGTCCAGTCGACGGAGACGTTCAAGCGCGAACTGGAGGACAAACTCACGAGCAGACAGCACGACGTGCTGGAGACGGCGTTCGTCTCGGGCTACTTCGACTGGCCGCGCGGGAGCACGGCCGAGGAGGTGGCCGAGTCGCTCGGCATCTCCGCGCCGACGTTCCACGAGCACCTCCGCTCGGGCGAGCGGAAACTGATGGAGACGTTCTTCGAGGAGACGGCGGAGTCGACGGCGACCGAGAAGCGCCGCGTGACGAACAACTGA
- a CDS encoding response regulator transcription factor: MTVTSADVPSERPTVLIADDEAALTDSMAVWLSDHYRVRTAYTGHEALREFDPTVDVVLLDRHMPGLSGERVMEELNETDVEPRVALLTATSADDFGPELEELGFDDLLTKPISRDELLEAVSALASSASEPARR, from the coding sequence ATGACCGTAACTTCCGCTGACGTGCCCTCGGAGCGACCCACCGTCCTCATCGCGGACGACGAGGCCGCCCTCACCGACAGCATGGCCGTATGGCTGTCCGACCACTACCGAGTGCGGACGGCGTACACCGGCCACGAGGCGCTCAGAGAGTTCGACCCGACCGTCGACGTGGTCCTCTTGGACCGGCACATGCCCGGTCTCTCGGGAGAGCGGGTCATGGAGGAACTGAACGAGACGGACGTGGAACCGCGCGTCGCACTGCTGACCGCGACGAGCGCGGACGACTTCGGGCCGGAACTGGAGGAACTCGGTTTCGACGACCTCCTCACGAAGCCCATCTCCCGGGACGAGCTTCTCGAAGCCGTCTCGGCGCTGGCGTCGTCGGCCTCCGAACCCGCGCGACGCTGA
- a CDS encoding PAS domain S-box protein, with the protein MEDSTRRSAGEFETDVREHLERVSDAVFTVDADYRFTYLNEKAAALLDRGRDELVGAAVADAFPDAEAAPFLGECERAFAEGKPTTFTDYYAPLQKWFEADVYPADGSVTVYFNDVTDRRRREERLERQRDRLDILETFTQVITEVSGASEDAISRAHVEQLVCSRLVETTPLTFAWIGRIDGDTVVPSAWAGAEHGYLSESSFSIDAEEATGRGPVGRAIRRNEVQITANIESDDAWGPWREAALERGFESCVCVPLEYRGSNYGVLVLYSEREGAFGGEDGPKDPLQQLGDAVAHAIDTVERRREERELKRRREEFSTFVKDVEEYSIFRLDPDGHVASWNRGAEEIKGYEESEVLGKHFSIFYPEDTEDGYPSELLERARTEGQVKTEGWRVRKDGTRFWALVSITALTGDGGACRGFVKVVRDMTDRKRRERRLDAVFNRTFQFMGLMDPDGTVVKVNDAATEFAGTDREELIGKRFWEAPWWDASEDTIAGLRDAIRWAAAGEFVRYEATGADPRTGEELVLDFSITPVTDEMGEVVLLVPEGRDITERKQRERELRQERERLEFMNRILRHNLLNGLNVVSARAEILEDFVDEPGRTHLSTVRGRIEEMVDLVETMRSFTKAIVHSEAHELEPKPLGKTLVRELERIDDDNEHVVVSTERPIPDVDVLADDLLPQVFENLLTNAVQHNDKAVPRVAVDVEECSDGMVAVRIEDNGPGVPDKEKRHIVEKGVEGLSTPGSGFGLYLVKELVDSYGGTIDVSDNDPTGAVFTIVLQTV; encoded by the coding sequence ATGGAGGACTCTACGAGACGGTCGGCGGGCGAGTTCGAGACGGACGTGCGCGAGCACCTCGAACGCGTCTCGGACGCGGTGTTCACCGTCGACGCCGACTACCGATTCACCTATCTGAACGAGAAGGCGGCGGCGCTGTTGGACCGCGGGCGGGACGAGTTGGTCGGCGCGGCGGTCGCGGACGCCTTCCCGGACGCGGAGGCGGCGCCGTTCCTCGGGGAGTGCGAACGCGCGTTCGCCGAGGGGAAACCGACGACGTTCACCGACTACTACGCCCCCCTACAGAAGTGGTTCGAGGCGGACGTCTACCCCGCCGACGGGAGCGTCACCGTCTACTTCAACGACGTGACGGACCGGCGGCGCCGCGAGGAGCGCCTGGAACGCCAGCGGGACCGCCTCGACATCCTGGAGACGTTCACGCAGGTCATCACCGAGGTGAGCGGCGCCAGCGAGGACGCCATCTCGCGGGCGCACGTCGAGCAGTTGGTGTGCAGTCGGCTGGTCGAGACGACGCCGCTGACGTTCGCGTGGATCGGTCGCATCGACGGCGATACCGTCGTTCCCTCGGCGTGGGCCGGCGCCGAGCACGGCTACCTCTCGGAGTCGTCGTTCTCTATCGACGCCGAGGAGGCGACCGGACGGGGACCGGTCGGCCGGGCGATCAGGCGGAACGAGGTGCAGATAACGGCGAACATCGAGTCGGACGACGCGTGGGGCCCGTGGCGCGAGGCGGCCCTCGAACGCGGGTTCGAGTCCTGCGTCTGCGTTCCGCTGGAGTATCGCGGATCGAACTACGGCGTCCTCGTCCTCTACTCCGAACGGGAGGGCGCGTTCGGCGGCGAGGACGGGCCGAAGGACCCGCTTCAGCAACTCGGCGACGCCGTCGCCCACGCCATCGACACCGTCGAGCGCAGACGGGAGGAGCGCGAACTGAAGCGCCGCCGAGAGGAGTTCAGCACGTTCGTGAAGGACGTTGAGGAGTACTCCATCTTCCGACTCGACCCCGACGGCCACGTCGCCAGTTGGAACCGCGGCGCCGAGGAGATAAAGGGGTACGAGGAGTCGGAGGTGCTCGGCAAGCATTTCTCGATATTCTACCCCGAGGACACCGAGGACGGCTACCCTTCGGAACTGCTCGAACGGGCGCGCACGGAGGGACAGGTGAAGACCGAAGGGTGGCGCGTTCGCAAGGACGGCACGCGCTTCTGGGCGCTGGTGTCGATCACCGCCCTGACCGGCGACGGCGGCGCCTGCCGAGGGTTCGTGAAGGTCGTCCGCGACATGACCGACCGGAAGCGCCGCGAACGCCGCCTCGACGCCGTGTTCAACCGCACCTTCCAGTTCATGGGGCTGATGGACCCCGACGGGACGGTGGTGAAGGTGAACGACGCCGCCACGGAGTTCGCGGGCACCGACCGCGAGGAACTCATCGGCAAGCGGTTCTGGGAGGCGCCGTGGTGGGACGCGAGCGAGGACACCATCGCCGGCCTGAGAGACGCCATCAGGTGGGCCGCCGCCGGCGAGTTCGTCCGCTACGAGGCAACCGGGGCGGACCCGCGGACGGGCGAGGAACTCGTCCTCGACTTCTCCATCACGCCCGTCACCGACGAGATGGGCGAAGTCGTCCTCCTGGTCCCCGAGGGCCGCGACATCACGGAACGTAAGCAGCGCGAACGCGAACTCAGACAGGAGCGCGAGCGACTGGAGTTCATGAACCGCATCCTCCGGCACAACCTCCTCAACGGCCTCAACGTCGTCAGCGCGCGGGCGGAGATTCTGGAGGACTTCGTCGACGAACCGGGCCGGACGCACCTCTCGACGGTGCGCGGTCGCATCGAGGAGATGGTCGACCTCGTGGAGACGATGCGCTCGTTCACGAAGGCCATCGTCCACAGCGAGGCGCACGAACTGGAACCGAAACCGCTCGGGAAGACGCTCGTGCGCGAACTCGAACGCATCGACGACGACAACGAACACGTCGTCGTCTCGACGGAGCGACCCATCCCGGACGTGGACGTCCTCGCCGACGACCTGCTGCCGCAGGTGTTCGAGAACCTCCTCACGAACGCCGTCCAGCACAACGACAAGGCCGTCCCGCGGGTCGCCGTCGACGTCGAGGAGTGCAGCGACGGCATGGTCGCCGTCCGAATCGAGGACAACGGCCCGGGCGTCCCCGACAAGGAGAAACGCCACATCGTCGAGAAGGGCGTCGAGGGGCTCTCGACGCCCGGCAGCGGGTTCGGCCTCTACCTCGTGAAGGAACTCGTCGACAGTTACGGCGGCACTATCGACGTGAGCGACAACGACCCCACGGGCGCCGTCTTCACCATCGTGCTCCAGACGGTGTGA
- a CDS encoding DUF7563 family protein, with protein sequence MPKCRNCESFVTRDYVRVFAPDGTDDPRVCPHCEDKLRDGGDVREARTRRLSS encoded by the coding sequence ATGCCTAAGTGCCGAAACTGCGAGTCGTTCGTGACGAGAGACTACGTCCGGGTGTTCGCCCCCGACGGCACCGACGACCCGCGCGTCTGCCCCCACTGCGAGGACAAACTGCGCGACGGCGGCGACGTCCGCGAGGCGCGGACGAGGCGTCTCTCCTCCTGA